In Actinomycetota bacterium, the sequence ATTTTTTATTTCTATTTTATTTGTTTTTAAAATTTCATTACCTACTACTCCAATAATAGGAATTCCTATTAAATCAGCATCATTGAATTTTATTCCAGCACTTATTTCCCTATCATCATATAGAACTTCAATGTTATTTTTTAATAAGTATTGGTATAGTTCTTCTGCTATTTGTTTTAATTTTTCTTTGTGAGGATTTATCAAAAGCATATGAAATTTAAATGGGGAAATCTGTATTGGCCAGGTTATTTGATTCTCATAATGTCTTTGTTCAATTGCTGCTGATAACAATCTAGTTACTCCAAAGCCATAACATCCCATAATAAATGGTTTCTGATTTCCCTCTTCGTTCAGAAAATAAGCTTGCATTGAATCACTATATTTTGTTCCAAGTTTAAATATATGTCCGACTTCTATTGCTTTACTTTTGATTAAATCCGATTTGCAATTAGAACATTTATCTTCTACTTTTATAGGTGCTAAATCTTCCTTTACTGCAAAATCACAGTTTGTGCAGTAAAATATTTCCTCTTCACCTGTTTCTGCTAATATCATAAATTCATGGTTCACTTTTCCTCCAATAATCCCACTTTCTGCTTCAACTATTCTGTAATCAAGTCCACATTTTTCTATGATGTTAGAGTATGCTTTTTTTACATTTTCATATGTTTTATCTAAATCCTCCCAGGTAGCATGAAAACTATAAGCATCTTTCATAATGAACTCTCTTCCTCTTAAAAGGCCAAAGCGTGGTCTTATTTCATCTCTGAATTTCACCTGTATTTGATATAGGTTTATTGGTAGTTGTTTATAAGAATGGACTTCTTTTCTTATTAGTTCTGTTATTAATTCTTCATGAGTAGGCCCTAAACACATCTCTCTTCCAAGTCTATCTTTAAGTCTCATTAGCTCAAGACCATATTCAGACCATCTTCCTGTTTCCTGCCATAATTCTGCAGGTTGAATTACAGGCATTAAAATTTCTTGTGCTCCTATTTTATCCATTTCATCTCTTATTATCTCTTCAATTCTTTTAACTATTCTGTAACCAAATGGCAATATATTATACACTCCGCGAGAAACTTGACGAATTAATCCCGCTCTTATAGATAAAATATGACTTGGAACTTTAGCATCTGATGGTACTTTTCGAGTTGTTGGTAGAAAATATTTTGATAATCTCAATTTTTACCTTTCTATTTATATCTTTTTAAATAAAAATATTTTTAAAAAATTATTTAAGTTATGAATTGATTTCAATATTTATAATCACTATCTATAATTATTTGAAATTAAATTATAAATATTAGATTACCAACTATCAATATTTTAAAATTTTTCTATTTCAGTAATTAACTCAGTAAGAAGGTTTTTTTCATATATCTTCTTTATCACTACTCCCTTTTTAAATAGTACTCCTTCACCCTTTCCTGCTGCTATACCTATATCAGCTTGTGTTGCCTCTCCAGGTCCATTTACAACACACCCCATTATAGCAACCTTTAAATACTTTTTAATATCTTTTGTTCTTTTTTCAAATTCTTTTACTAATTTTATTAAATCAATATCACAGCGAGCACAAGTCGGACATGATATTATATCAATTCCTTCTTTTAAAAGTCCTAATGATTTCAGTATATTTCTTCCAACAATTACTTCTTCAACTGGACTTGCGGTAAGAGAAATTCTTATTGTATCTCCAATATCATCTAAAAGTAAGCTTCCTACTGCTATAGATGATTTTATAGTTCCAAGCTCAAGTGGACCTGCTTCTGTTATTCCTATATGCAGAGGATAATCTGTTAATTTTGAGAGTTTTCGATAAGTTAAAACTGTTTCTGTTACATTTGAAGCTTTTGCTGAAATTTTTATCTTATAAAAACCAGATTTTTCCAGGATATCTACTGTTTCTAATGCACTTGCTACTAATGAATCCACAATATTACCTTTAAATTTATCTAATGTTTCTTTCTTTATTGAACCAACATTAACTCCCACCCTTATAGGGATATTTGCTTTTTTAGATGCATCAGCTATTTTGATTATTCTTTCTTTCCCTCCTATATTTCCAGGATTTATCCTGATGCAATCCGCTCCAGCTAAAATAGCTCCTATTGCAAGTTTATAATTAAAATGAATATCTGCAACTATAGGAATTGGTGAAATGGTTTTGATTTTCTTAAAGGCTTTTAGTGACTCGTTGTCAGGAATTGAAATTCTTATAATGTCACACCCTGCTTCTGCTACTTCTTTTATCTGATTGATTGTAGCTTCAAAGTCTGTAGTTTTTGTTTTTGTCATCGTTTGAACTGAGATTAGTGCACCTTTCCCTATTGGTATATCGCCAACATTTATTCTTCTTGTATAAATAGCCATTTTTAATCAAAATTCCTTTTTAAAAGATGAATAATATGAATTGGATTATTTTAGGTTGAAAATATCTATTGGATTAAATATATCAAGATAAAAGGCAAATATAATTATTGCTATCATAATTATCATACCAATATTAGTAACCGCTATCATAACCTTCGGATTGACTTTTTTACCTCTTATTTTTTCAATAATCATAAATAATATATGACCCCCATCAAGTGGAAGTATGGGAAGAAGATTTCCAATAGCTATTATAACTGATATATATCCAAGTAGATTTAAAAAACTCTGAATTCCGTAGGTTATATCTGTTTGAGCCATTATTCTAATTGCTCCAATTGGGCTGAGTGGTCGAGCATATTTAATTGGGATTTTTCCCGTTATTAGCATTAGAATAGCTGCAAAGAAAAAATAAGAAATCTTAATTGCTGATTCTATAGCCATCATTAAAGCCTTAAAAAAAGGAACTCTTCTTTTCTCTACAGCTGGTGCTATTCCTAAAAATCCTATACCTTCTCTTTCAGTTAAAGTTGGATATAATTTAATAACTTTTTCATCTCTTTCAACTTGAAATTCAACTTTATCTTCGGGATGTTTATGTATTATTTCAGTTATATCATCCCAGGTTGATATTTCCTTTCCATCTATTTTTATAATTTTATCTCCTACTAAAAATCCAGCTCTTTGAGCAGGTGTATCAGCCATAACCTCTTCTATTTGAGTAGTTCCAAAGTATATTCCCATGCTTATTGTTATTAACAAAAGCAAAATAGCTGTTATATAGTTTAAAAGTGGACCAGCAATAACTGTTAAAAATCTCTGTTTTAAGGGTTTAAATTGAAATGCAACCTCCCTTTTTTCTATGGGTATATCTTCGAGTGGATCCTGACCAAGAAATTTTACATAACCTCCAACAGGAATGCCACATATTGCATATACGGTATCTTTTATTTTTGTTTTGAGTAATTTCGGACCAAAGCCAATAGCTGCTTCTATTACCTCAATATTACTGAGTTTTCCAACAATGAAATGACCAAACTCATGAACCATTATTATTAAAGAGAATGCTATTATTGCTTTTATATAGCTTAAAAATGCTGAATTCATCTTATAAATTATCCTATTTTATATAAATTTTTAATATTTTATAGTTCAGATTATTTTTTATTTTTTATATATTTTATCAATAATTCTATTTGTTGTATCTTTTGCCCAATTTATTGCTTGAAAATATGCTTCTAAATGAGGATCTGTACAACCCTCAAATTTATTCATTACTTTTTCAATAATCTTTGTAATATCTGTAAATTTTATTTTTCCCTCTAAAAAAGCTTCAACTGCTATTTCATCTGCAATTGCCATAACAGTTGGATATTTCTTTTTTAACTCTAAAGCAAAATAAGTAAGCTTTAATGCAGGAAATGCTTTTATATCTGGTTCAAAAAAAGTAAGCTTTCCCAGTTGAGCTAAATTGAGCTCTTCTACTTGGGATTTAAACATCTTAGGATATGTTATCGCATACTGTATTGGAATTTTCATATCTGTTGGTCCAAGTTGGGCAATTATTGAGCTATCTTTAAATTGAACCATGGAATGAACTATTGCCTCAGGATGAATTATAACTTTTATTTTGTGTGGTTCTATACTAAATAAGTAGTAAGCCTCAATTACCTCAAATCCTTTGTTCATTAAAGTTGCTGAATCAACTGATATTTTCTTACCCATCTTCCACCTTGGATGAGAAATTGCTTGCTCTACCGTAACATCTCCAAGTTCATCAGGTTTATTTCTAAAAAATGGACCTCCTGATGCAGTAAGAATTATTTTATCTATATCTTCTTTTTTCCTTCCAAGAAAACATTGAAATATCGCACTATGTTCACTATCTACAGGAATTATTTTCACACCTTTAATCTTTTTTATACCCATAACAAGATCACCAGCTAACACTAAACTTTCCTTATTTGCAAGTGCTATATCTATTCCCATCTCTAAAGATAATATTGTTGGTACAAGTCCACCGAATCCAACAATTGCATTTAAAACTAAATCAATAGGAACTTCTAAAAACAGTTTCTTAACTCCTTCTTCTTCAGAAAATATTTTAATTTTATTTATCTTTTCATGGTTATAAGAAACTTTATTTCTTCGCTTTTCCTTATTTAACTTTTCAGTTATTTTCTTAGGTAGTTCTTTTAAATTATTCCTCAGTTTTTCCGCACTTTTTTTATCAGTTACCCATACTGCTTCAGGATTAAATTTCAATATTTGATTTTCTAATTCTTGAATGTTTCTGTTTGCAGATAGTGCAACTACTTCTATCTCATCTTTTAGATTTTCTACAACTTCTACAGCTTGTTTTCCCACTGAACCTGTAGAACCCAGTATTGCCACTCTTTTTTTTGCTTTTAATTTTTCCTTCTTAGTGCTTCTTATTTCTAATGAAACCATAATATTCAGATCTTTTATAGTTAATATTATTGTAAATATTTATCAATGAATTATTTTACATTAAAATAGGTTATATCTAAAAAATAATAGGGCTTATAGGTGGTATTGTCAATAATAGAGATTGTGGATGGTTTTGTTAAGAATAAGAAATTAAGTGATGAAGAATTTAAAAAACCAGTAAGACATAATGATGGTAAAAAGTAAGCTGTCACATCTATCTAAGACTCCACCGTGACCAGGAAATATAGAACCTGAATCCTTAATAAAAAACTTCCTTTTAATATACGATTCTGATAAATCTCCAAGTTGTGCAAAAATGGATATGAATAAACCATATATTAAAAGTAGATTTAAAGGTAAATTGAATATATCATATCCCCAAGTACCGTTTAAAATAAAGTTTAATAGTCCT encodes:
- the proS gene encoding proline--tRNA ligase, giving the protein MRLSKYFLPTTRKVPSDAKVPSHILSIRAGLIRQVSRGVYNILPFGYRIVKRIEEIIRDEMDKIGAQEILMPVIQPAELWQETGRWSEYGLELMRLKDRLGREMCLGPTHEELITELIRKEVHSYKQLPINLYQIQVKFRDEIRPRFGLLRGREFIMKDAYSFHATWEDLDKTYENVKKAYSNIIEKCGLDYRIVEAESGIIGGKVNHEFMILAETGEEEIFYCTNCDFAVKEDLAPIKVEDKCSNCKSDLIKSKAIEVGHIFKLGTKYSDSMQAYFLNEEGNQKPFIMGCYGFGVTRLLSAAIEQRHYENQITWPIQISPFKFHMLLINPHKEKLKQIAEELYQYLLKNNIEVLYDDREISAGIKFNDADLIGIPIIGVVGNEILKTNKIEIKNKIKSKEDLILKEELLNYIITESNI
- the ispG gene encoding flavodoxin-dependent (E)-4-hydroxy-3-methylbut-2-enyl-diphosphate synthase — translated: MAIYTRRINVGDIPIGKGALISVQTMTKTKTTDFEATINQIKEVAEAGCDIIRISIPDNESLKAFKKIKTISPIPIVADIHFNYKLAIGAILAGADCIRINPGNIGGKERIIKIADASKKANIPIRVGVNVGSIKKETLDKFKGNIVDSLVASALETVDILEKSGFYKIKISAKASNVTETVLTYRKLSKLTDYPLHIGITEAGPLELGTIKSSIAVGSLLLDDIGDTIRISLTASPVEEVIVGRNILKSLGLLKEGIDIISCPTCARCDIDLIKLVKEFEKRTKDIKKYLKVAIMGCVVNGPGEATQADIGIAAGKGEGVLFKKGVVIKKIYEKNLLTELITEIEKF
- a CDS encoding M50 family metallopeptidase, which codes for MNSAFLSYIKAIIAFSLIIMVHEFGHFIVGKLSNIEVIEAAIGFGPKLLKTKIKDTVYAICGIPVGGYVKFLGQDPLEDIPIEKREVAFQFKPLKQRFLTVIAGPLLNYITAILLLLITISMGIYFGTTQIEEVMADTPAQRAGFLVGDKIIKIDGKEISTWDDITEIIHKHPEDKVEFQVERDEKVIKLYPTLTEREGIGFLGIAPAVEKRRVPFFKALMMAIESAIKISYFFFAAILMLITGKIPIKYARPLSPIGAIRIMAQTDITYGIQSFLNLLGYISVIIAIGNLLPILPLDGGHILFMIIEKIRGKKVNPKVMIAVTNIGMIIMIAIIIFAFYLDIFNPIDIFNLK
- the dxr gene encoding 1-deoxy-D-xylulose-5-phosphate reductoisomerase is translated as MVSLEIRSTKKEKLKAKKRVAILGSTGSVGKQAVEVVENLKDEIEVVALSANRNIQELENQILKFNPEAVWVTDKKSAEKLRNNLKELPKKITEKLNKEKRRNKVSYNHEKINKIKIFSEEEGVKKLFLEVPIDLVLNAIVGFGGLVPTILSLEMGIDIALANKESLVLAGDLVMGIKKIKGVKIIPVDSEHSAIFQCFLGRKKEDIDKIILTASGGPFFRNKPDELGDVTVEQAISHPRWKMGKKISVDSATLMNKGFEVIEAYYLFSIEPHKIKVIIHPEAIVHSMVQFKDSSIIAQLGPTDMKIPIQYAITYPKMFKSQVEELNLAQLGKLTFFEPDIKAFPALKLTYFALELKKKYPTVMAIADEIAVEAFLEGKIKFTDITKIIEKVMNKFEGCTDPHLEAYFQAINWAKDTTNRIIDKIYKK